Proteins encoded together in one Lathyrus oleraceus cultivar Zhongwan6 chromosome 5, CAAS_Psat_ZW6_1.0, whole genome shotgun sequence window:
- the LOC127088002 gene encoding uncharacterized protein LOC127088002, whose translation MSSWLARSLANSLRLDDEGNIENDVVTNPPTPSPRNYPQQNQSQDNAIESQSQHQQQHHHDDDDDDETQGRGVKEDLDEIKQTLTRQFWGMASFLAPPPTTSQSDHTFPRKLEEEHHQRQFDDAVISNPSLDMEQGALREDDPDPNSNTFGSDSDGDRDQEFDIPSAVGITEEVLTFALNIAMHPETWLDFPIDEEDDTDDFYMSEEQQEHALVVERLAPRLAALRIELCPCHMSESYFWKVYFVLLHSRLNKQDSEVLSTPRVMEARATWMQELHKQTKPEFEIFGRSDLYSRENVQHHDSTPSLSDDTYSDDMPHQTYGYRTDSLSVRADNESEKHTVESSGSHFSDKSVIEENPIIKNVNTDLKSGRRSQIIIQDYGDDDDDDWPEDDSDLGGYGGTTLPIVNEEDISFSDLEDDDFGIKHVSASPGSEVV comes from the exons ATGTCTTCATGGCTTGCTCGTTCCCTTGCAAACTCTCTCCGACTCGACGATGAAGGTAACATTGAAAACGACGTCGTAACCAACCCTCCAACACCCTCCCCCAGAAATTACCCTCAACAAAATCAATCACAAGATAATGCAATTGAATCAcaatcacaacatcaacaacagcatcatcacgatgatgatgatgacgatGAAACGCAAGGTCGTGGTGTTAAAGAAGACCTGGATGAAATCAAACAAACCCTAACTCGTCAATTTTGGGGAATGGCTTCGTTTCTCGCTCCTCCCCCAACAACTTCTCAATCCGATCACACTTTCCCTCGCAAACTAGAAGAAGAACATCATCAGCGACAATTTGATGACGCTGTAATCTCGAATCCATCTTTGGATATGGAACAAGGTGCGCTCCGCGAGGATGATCCTGACCCGAATTCGAATACATTTGGATCCGATTCGGATGGAGACCGGGACCAGGAGTTTGATATCCCATCCGCGGTTGGAATTACGGAGGAGGTATTGACCTTCGCTTTGAATATCGCTATGCATCCTGAGACGTGGCTGGATTTTCCTATTGATGAGGAAGATGATACCGATG ATTTTTACATGTCCGAAGAACAACAAGAGCATGCTTTGGTCGTTGAAAGACTTGCTCCGAGATTAGCTGCACTCAGAATTGAACTGTGCCCTTGTCATATGAGTGAAAGTTACTTCTGGAAAGTCTATTTTGTACTTTTGCATTCAAGGCTTAATAAACAAGATTCAGAGGTTTTGTCTACACCACGG GTCATGGAAGCCAGAGCGACATGGATGCAGGAATTGCACAAACAGACAAAGCCTGAATTTGAAATATTCGGAAGAAGTGATCTCTACTCAAGAGAAAATGTTCAGCATCATGATTCTACTCCCAGCTTATCAGATGACACCTATTCTGATGACATGCCTCACCAGACATACGGATATAGAACAGACTCTTTGTCCGTGAGGGCAGATAATGAGTCTGAGAAGCACACAGTCGAAAGTTCTGGATCACATTTCTCTGATAAGTCAGTTATTGAAGAAAATCCAATTATTAAAAATGTAAACACGGATCTGAAAAGTGGTCGACGGTCTCAAATTATCATTCAAGACTATGGTGATGACGACGACGATGATTGGCCTGAGGATGATTCTGACTTAGGGGGATATGGTGGAACAACACTCCCTATTGTCAATGAAGAAGACATATCTTTCAGCGATCTAGAGGATGATGATTTTGGCATTAAACATGTTAGTGCCAGTCCAGGTTCAGAGGTGGTATAA